In one Alphaproteobacteria bacterium RIFCSPHIGHO2_01_FULL_41_14 genomic region, the following are encoded:
- a CDS encoding prevent-host-death protein: protein MIRMGAGEFKSKCLKLMDLAEQKHETIVITKRGIPVAKLVPYEDSPKILFGFMKNSLLIKGDILDPLEDLWDAENN, encoded by the coding sequence ATGATTCGAATGGGCGCAGGTGAATTTAAATCAAAATGTTTAAAGCTCATGGATTTAGCTGAACAAAAACATGAAACCATTGTTATTACAAAGAGGGGCATTCCTGTGGCAAAGTTGGTTCCTTATGAGGACTCTCCAAAAATATTATTTGGGTTTATGAAAAATTCTCTTCTTATTAAAGGAGACATTCTTGATCCTTTAGAGGACCTGTGGGATGCAGAAAACAACTAA
- a CDS encoding cell division ATP-binding protein FtsE (ATP-binding protein of an ATP-binding cassette transporter; when bound to FtsX, FtsEX localizes to the cell division site and plays a role in the assembly or stability of the septal ring under low-salt growth conditions), which produces MITPHPNIVSFQNTGLTFKGNVRLFSKLNLDIIEGGFYFLTGLSGAGKSTLLKLIYMGIPPTSGHLSLFGEDLSRIVPHSIAHIRRKMGIVFQDFRLLPHLTTVENVALPLKVRGVDPRKARQQAKELLAWVGLEDVLNSFPHTLSGGQQQRAAITRAVMGKPKLLLADEPTGNVDEEAARKILYLFEELHKSGTTVILATHNRSFAKEFHHPEIFLKKGQAVLLNNRRSPGREVK; this is translated from the coding sequence ATGATCACACCTCATCCTAATATCGTTTCTTTTCAGAATACTGGCCTTACCTTTAAAGGAAACGTGCGCCTGTTCTCCAAGCTGAACCTAGATATTATCGAAGGAGGGTTTTATTTTCTGACGGGGCTCAGTGGAGCGGGAAAATCAACTCTGTTAAAGCTTATTTACATGGGTATTCCCCCGACTAGTGGGCATTTATCCTTATTTGGTGAGGATCTATCCCGGATTGTTCCCCATTCCATTGCCCACATTCGTCGGAAAATGGGGATTGTCTTCCAAGATTTTCGTTTGTTGCCCCATCTGACAACCGTTGAAAACGTCGCCTTACCCCTAAAAGTTCGGGGAGTAGATCCTCGCAAGGCGCGCCAACAGGCCAAAGAGCTGCTCGCTTGGGTAGGCTTAGAAGATGTTTTAAACAGTTTTCCCCATACCCTCTCGGGCGGCCAACAACAGCGCGCGGCCATTACCCGCGCCGTGATGGGAAAACCCAAACTCCTTTTGGCAGACGAGCCCACCGGCAATGTGGACGAAGAAGCAGCCAGAAAAATCTTGTATCTCTTTGAAGAGCTGCACAAGTCTGGCACCACGGTTATTCTGGCCACCCACAATCGTTCTTTTGCCAAAGAGTTTCATCATCCTGAAATTTTCTTAAAAAAAGGGCAAGCCGTTCTGTTAAATAACCGACGCTCTCCTGGAAGAGAGGTAAAATGA
- a CDS encoding alanine--tRNA ligase: MYTQDIRSSFLRFFQKNGHQVVPSSSLVPHNDPSLMFTNSGMVQFKNVFTGLETRPYSTATTAQKCVRAGGKHNDLENVGYTARHHTFFEMLGNFSFGDYFKEEAITYAWELLTKEFKISPEKLYITVFSEDEETFTLWKKISGVSDHKIIKISTSDNFWSMGDTGPCGPCTEIFYDHGEHISGGLPGTADQDGDRFVEIWNLVFMQYEQQKDGSRLLLPKTSVDTGMGLERMAAVLQGVTNNYDTDVLKSLVVAVAEKTHTKLEGEALVSQRVIADHLRASCFLIAEGVLPSNEGRGYVLRRIMRRAMRHAYMLKAKEPLLCQLVPFLIEKMGETYPELERAKELTTLTLRLEEERFSEAFSRGLRVLEEEVSQLGGAVLSGQAAFKLYDTYGFPLDLTQDILKNRHIDVNTDEFTLLMQRQREAARASWVGSGDSQTETLWFDLWEKWGATEFVGYQVDTIEATVLALVKDGQKVSTLKEGDTGFVIVNQTPFYGESGGQMGDEGTLSTLTGKAIVTNTLKKVEGLFVHEVTIKQGQVAVGDQVMLKIDKERRTKLRANHSATHLLHEALRRLLGSSVIQKGSLVAEDRLRFDFSYPQAVSKEILYQVEQDINAQIRGNALVSTQISSPEAAMKAGAQALFGEKYGDEVRVVSMGHEHDLYSVELCGGTHVERLGDIGAFKIMAESSVSSGVRRIEAMTGAAVTDYVHDMEETLFTLAESLRSSVRVLPDRLKALLEERKSLEKEIKSLRSSRGKAQGQETVETIKGISFVTHHTKDMPGGELKPFMDVLKKKIGSGVILLTSVTDDKATVLVGVTEDLRRRYDAKDLIQPVAMALGGKGGGRPDLAQCGGSADKIREAAAALKLTL, encoded by the coding sequence ATGTATACACAAGACATCAGAAGTTCTTTTTTAAGATTTTTTCAAAAAAATGGTCATCAAGTGGTGCCGTCGAGTTCCCTTGTGCCGCACAATGATCCTTCCCTCATGTTTACCAACTCGGGCATGGTGCAGTTCAAAAATGTTTTTACAGGGCTGGAGACTCGTCCATACTCCACGGCCACGACAGCTCAGAAATGTGTACGGGCAGGGGGCAAACACAATGATTTAGAGAATGTGGGGTACACGGCGCGTCACCATACCTTTTTCGAAATGTTGGGCAACTTTTCCTTTGGTGATTATTTCAAAGAAGAGGCCATTACCTATGCTTGGGAGTTGCTGACAAAAGAATTTAAGATTTCTCCTGAGAAATTATACATCACTGTTTTTTCGGAAGATGAGGAAACTTTCACTCTTTGGAAAAAGATTTCAGGGGTTTCGGATCACAAGATTATTAAAATCTCCACCTCGGATAACTTTTGGTCCATGGGCGATACAGGCCCCTGTGGACCGTGTACAGAAATTTTCTATGACCATGGAGAGCATATCTCTGGCGGACTCCCCGGAACGGCCGATCAGGATGGCGACCGGTTTGTGGAAATCTGGAATCTGGTCTTTATGCAATACGAGCAGCAAAAAGATGGCTCTCGTCTCCTGTTGCCGAAAACGTCAGTGGATACCGGGATGGGACTCGAGCGTATGGCTGCGGTTCTGCAAGGTGTCACGAATAACTATGACACAGATGTGTTGAAGTCTTTGGTGGTGGCTGTGGCAGAAAAAACACACACCAAGCTAGAGGGAGAAGCTCTTGTGTCTCAGCGGGTGATTGCGGACCATCTGCGCGCCAGTTGCTTCTTGATTGCGGAGGGGGTGCTGCCTTCTAACGAAGGGCGTGGGTACGTATTGCGCCGCATCATGCGTCGGGCCATGCGTCACGCGTATATGTTAAAGGCAAAGGAACCTTTGCTCTGCCAGTTGGTCCCTTTTTTGATCGAGAAGATGGGAGAGACCTACCCTGAGCTCGAGCGTGCGAAGGAATTGACCACCTTGACCCTGAGATTAGAAGAAGAGCGTTTTAGTGAGGCTTTCTCGCGAGGGCTCAGGGTTTTGGAAGAGGAAGTGAGTCAGTTGGGGGGGGCCGTTTTATCTGGGCAAGCTGCCTTTAAATTATACGACACTTATGGATTTCCTCTGGATTTGACCCAAGACATTCTTAAAAATAGGCACATCGATGTTAATACGGATGAATTTACCTTGTTGATGCAACGACAACGGGAGGCCGCACGAGCTTCGTGGGTGGGATCGGGAGACAGTCAAACAGAGACCCTATGGTTTGATCTCTGGGAAAAATGGGGAGCCACCGAATTTGTGGGGTATCAGGTTGACACCATTGAAGCCACTGTTCTAGCTCTCGTGAAAGACGGCCAAAAAGTCTCTACCCTGAAAGAGGGTGACACAGGGTTTGTGATCGTAAATCAAACCCCCTTTTATGGAGAATCGGGGGGCCAGATGGGGGACGAAGGCACTCTCTCTACCCTTACCGGGAAAGCAATCGTCACCAACACGCTCAAAAAGGTGGAAGGTCTTTTTGTCCATGAGGTAACAATCAAGCAGGGTCAGGTGGCTGTGGGCGACCAGGTGATGTTGAAAATTGACAAAGAGCGTCGCACAAAATTGCGAGCCAACCATTCAGCAACCCATTTATTGCATGAAGCTCTGCGGCGGTTGCTGGGGTCTTCTGTGATACAAAAAGGATCCTTGGTGGCGGAGGATCGTCTGCGATTTGATTTTAGCTATCCCCAAGCGGTGTCGAAGGAAATCTTGTATCAAGTGGAGCAAGACATTAATGCCCAAATCCGTGGGAATGCTTTGGTCTCAACCCAGATCTCGAGCCCTGAAGCGGCCATGAAGGCGGGGGCCCAGGCCTTGTTCGGGGAGAAGTATGGCGACGAAGTGCGCGTGGTTTCCATGGGGCATGAGCATGATCTCTATTCTGTGGAGCTCTGTGGCGGAACCCATGTGGAACGTTTAGGCGATATTGGCGCCTTTAAGATTATGGCTGAGTCAAGCGTGTCGTCGGGCGTGCGTCGTATCGAAGCCATGACGGGGGCCGCGGTGACTGACTATGTCCATGACATGGAAGAGACTCTCTTTACCCTCGCGGAGTCTTTGAGGTCTTCGGTGCGCGTGTTGCCAGATCGCCTGAAGGCGTTGTTGGAAGAACGCAAGAGCTTGGAAAAAGAGATCAAAAGTTTACGGTCTTCCAGGGGGAAAGCTCAGGGTCAAGAAACGGTGGAAACCATCAAGGGAATTTCCTTTGTGACACATCATACCAAAGACATGCCCGGTGGAGAGCTGAAACCCTTCATGGATGTACTCAAGAAAAAAATCGGGTCGGGGGTGATTTTGTTGACTTCCGTGACAGATGACAAAGCAACGGTTTTGGTGGGTGTGACGGAAGATCTGAGGAGACGGTATGATGCTAAGGATTTGATTCAACCTGTCGCCATGGCTCTCGGGGGCAAAGGCGGTGGTCGCCCTGATCTCGCCCAATGTGGGGGCAGTGCGGATAAGATTAGGGAAGCAGCCGCAGCTTTGAAGCTCACTCTTTAG
- a CDS encoding 50S ribosomal protein L21 encodes MFAIIRTGGKQYKVSKDAKIVVEKLESAVGSQIIITDVLMVGTDTSTVMGNPVLEGAQVITTVEKHTRDDKVIVFKKKRRHNYRRKKGHKQHKTMLRIVDILHGGKVLAAAEKPAVVKEAKAKVEGAVKKAPAEKAKQAPAAKKKD; translated from the coding sequence ATGTTTGCAATTATTCGCACAGGCGGAAAGCAGTATAAAGTTTCAAAAGATGCCAAGATTGTGGTGGAAAAGTTAGAATCTGCCGTTGGGTCTCAAATTATTATCACAGACGTTTTGATGGTGGGAACTGATACATCAACGGTGATGGGCAATCCCGTCCTTGAGGGGGCTCAAGTGATCACAACGGTTGAGAAGCACACGCGGGATGATAAGGTCATTGTTTTTAAGAAAAAGCGTCGTCATAACTATCGTCGTAAAAAGGGCCACAAGCAACATAAGACCATGTTGCGCATAGTTGATATCTTGCACGGTGGCAAAGTTTTAGCCGCGGCAGAAAAGCCAGCGGTTGTCAAAGAAGCGAAAGCTAAGGTTGAAGGTGCTGTAAAAAAGGCGCCGGCTGAAAAAGCCAAACAGGCTCCAGCAGCAAAGAAAAAGGATTAA
- a CDS encoding 50S ribosomal protein L27, producing MAHKKAGGSSRNGRDSAGRRLGLKKFGDQAVIPGNIILRQRGTKVRAGENVGMGRDHTLFALTAGRVVFKRKAQDRMYVSVSRFLLYAMN from the coding sequence ATGGCTCATAAGAAAGCGGGCGGTAGCTCTAGAAACGGAAGAGATTCGGCAGGACGTCGACTCGGCCTTAAAAAATTCGGAGACCAAGCGGTTATTCCTGGAAACATTATTCTGCGTCAACGTGGCACCAAAGTGCGTGCGGGAGAAAACGTGGGCATGGGGCGTGACCATACTCTCTTTGCTTTAACGGCGGGACGTGTGGTGTTTAAGCGCAAAGCACAAGATCGGATGTACGTATCCGTCTCTAGATTTTTGTTGTATGCAATGAATTGA
- a CDS encoding UDP-3-O-[3-hydroxymyristoyl] N-acetylglucosamine deacetylase, whose translation MYQQTIKNAISLTGIGAHSGNTTTITLFPAPENHGIVFKRVDLPQTQNIIPALWSYVTDTQFCTKVSNNYGASVATIEHLMAALAAKKIDNLLVEINGPEIPILDGSAQPFFETIDTTGTAKQKSPRHYLRVLKTITLSTDDIWAEIRPSLTGFSLNYTFRNRGTNTFETYESQDVLQDFSEGLAPARTFGFLEDVQKLYDAGLAKGSSLENAVVFDQGKVLNPEGLRFPDECARHKALDVVGDLYLAGMPLIGSFEGHCSGHSMNNTLLRKLLNDKSAWTIETSTPPLESHNPVSRPKNTDSSSPTIRFGTY comes from the coding sequence ATGTATCAACAAACAATTAAAAATGCCATTTCACTCACCGGCATTGGCGCCCACTCTGGAAACACAACCACCATCACTCTTTTCCCCGCCCCAGAAAACCATGGCATTGTTTTTAAAAGGGTAGATCTTCCTCAAACTCAGAACATTATTCCTGCCCTCTGGAGCTATGTAACAGACACACAATTTTGTACAAAAGTTTCCAATAATTATGGAGCATCTGTTGCCACCATTGAACATCTCATGGCTGCCCTTGCGGCCAAGAAGATTGACAATCTCCTCGTTGAGATTAATGGCCCGGAGATCCCCATTCTAGATGGAAGTGCACAGCCCTTTTTCGAGACGATTGACACCACTGGAACCGCCAAACAAAAATCTCCTCGTCATTACTTAAGAGTTTTGAAAACCATCACCCTGAGCACGGACGACATTTGGGCTGAAATCAGACCAAGCCTCACCGGATTTTCTTTGAATTATACCTTCCGCAATCGAGGAACAAATACCTTTGAAACTTATGAGTCCCAAGATGTTTTACAAGATTTTTCAGAGGGGCTTGCCCCCGCACGCACCTTTGGATTCTTAGAGGATGTTCAAAAGTTGTATGATGCGGGGCTTGCCAAAGGAAGTTCCCTAGAAAACGCCGTTGTCTTTGATCAAGGCAAAGTTTTAAATCCTGAAGGGCTGCGTTTCCCCGATGAATGTGCCCGACACAAAGCCTTAGATGTGGTAGGCGATCTTTATTTGGCCGGGATGCCCCTCATTGGATCCTTCGAAGGTCATTGCTCAGGACACTCTATGAATAATACCCTTCTGAGAAAACTCCTCAATGATAAGTCCGCTTGGACGATTGAAACAAGTACTCCCCCTCTTGAATCTCACAATCCTGTCTCTAGACCAAAGAACACTGATTCTTCCAGCCCGACCATCCGATTTGGAACTTACTAA
- a CDS encoding membrane protein insertase YidC: MDSEKRNLMLAMMASLAIFAGYYYFYERHQHPVTQQQPAQTAEAAPQQTVAQDLPLPLSSVPLSYEEAKKGTQIAIKTNTLSGSLSLTGARLDDLLLTQYKETTNPDSGSVRLLSPAGTAHAYYMESGWVSPDKTIGMPTATTVWTADKSTLSPGNPVTLSWKNPQGVEFRRLVTIDDQYMITVTDSIQNGSTHNFQAHSFGLISRTNPEENSNSYALHEGAVGYLEGKLKEEKFKDIQNEKAFTYGSTGGWFGFTDKYWLTALVPFQSQNVTAKFRSVGTEGQNRYQADFTSPATLVQPGMTVQNTFHFYAGAKSVDILDGYEKTLNIPHFDLAIDFGWFYFITKPLFFVLQKLYDVLGNFALSIIVLTLMIRALLFPLANKSYQSMAKMKDLQPQLTRIKEQAGDDKVKLNRDMMALYKQHKVNPVSGCLPMFLQIPVLFAIYKVLLISIEMRHAPLFGWIKDMSAPDPTSFFNLFGLIPWAPPSFLMIGALPLLMGGTMFLQQKLSPQPMDAMQSKMFLIMPFIFTYMLAQFPAGVVFYWTLTNILAIAQQWAIMQMDHKKKGKK; encoded by the coding sequence ATGGACTCAGAAAAAAGAAATTTAATGCTTGCCATGATGGCATCTCTCGCCATCTTTGCTGGATACTATTATTTTTATGAACGTCATCAGCACCCCGTGACCCAGCAGCAACCAGCTCAAACGGCGGAGGCGGCTCCGCAACAGACAGTGGCTCAAGATCTCCCCCTACCGCTGTCCTCCGTTCCTCTTTCCTATGAAGAGGCCAAAAAAGGCACACAAATTGCGATTAAAACCAATACGTTGAGTGGGTCTTTGTCCTTAACGGGCGCGCGCTTAGATGATTTGCTTTTGACCCAATATAAAGAAACAACCAACCCTGACAGTGGTTCAGTGCGTCTTTTGTCTCCGGCTGGTACAGCCCATGCCTATTATATGGAATCTGGGTGGGTGAGTCCTGATAAAACAATTGGAATGCCCACAGCCACAACCGTATGGACCGCCGACAAATCTACCCTATCTCCTGGAAACCCTGTGACTTTGTCCTGGAAAAATCCTCAAGGTGTTGAATTCCGACGCCTCGTTACCATCGACGATCAGTATATGATCACCGTGACAGACAGCATTCAAAATGGATCAACCCATAATTTCCAAGCCCATTCTTTTGGACTCATCTCGCGTACAAATCCGGAAGAGAATAGCAACTCTTATGCCCTGCACGAAGGCGCGGTGGGATATTTAGAAGGCAAACTCAAAGAAGAAAAGTTTAAGGATATCCAAAACGAGAAAGCCTTTACCTACGGCAGCACAGGCGGCTGGTTTGGATTTACCGACAAATATTGGCTCACGGCGCTCGTGCCCTTCCAATCTCAGAATGTGACGGCAAAGTTCCGCTCTGTTGGGACAGAGGGACAAAATCGCTATCAAGCTGATTTCACGAGCCCGGCCACCCTAGTACAGCCAGGGATGACAGTTCAAAACACGTTCCATTTCTATGCCGGCGCGAAGTCGGTGGATATTCTGGACGGATATGAAAAAACGCTGAACATCCCGCATTTTGACCTCGCCATAGACTTTGGATGGTTCTACTTCATCACCAAGCCGTTGTTCTTTGTATTACAGAAATTGTACGACGTTTTGGGCAACTTTGCCCTTTCCATCATTGTTCTGACGTTGATGATTCGGGCCCTGCTTTTCCCTCTTGCCAATAAATCCTATCAATCCATGGCAAAGATGAAGGATCTTCAGCCTCAACTCACGCGCATTAAAGAGCAAGCGGGGGACGACAAGGTCAAGCTCAACCGAGATATGATGGCGCTCTATAAACAACACAAGGTAAATCCTGTATCAGGATGCTTGCCCATGTTCCTGCAAATCCCAGTACTATTTGCCATTTATAAAGTCTTGTTGATCAGCATCGAGATGCGTCATGCCCCTCTCTTTGGATGGATTAAAGACATGTCAGCCCCAGACCCCACCAGCTTCTTTAATTTGTTTGGGCTGATTCCTTGGGCACCCCCCTCTTTCTTGATGATTGGCGCCCTGCCTCTTCTCATGGGAGGGACTATGTTCTTGCAACAAAAGCTCAGCCCCCAGCCCATGGATGCTATGCAATCAAAAATGTTTTTGATCATGCCGTTTATCTTTACGTACATGCTGGCCCAATTTCCAGCAGGTGTGGTGTTTTACTGGACCTTAACCAACATCCTGGCCATTGCACAGCAATGGGCCATCATGCAGATGGACCATAAGAAGAAGGGAAAGAAATAG
- a CDS encoding ribonuclease P protein component, translating into MRVKQQGKKLVTKSFIIQACPPLTEDVAVPRFGFIVTKKNGNAVCRNRIKRRFRALIQGYIKKDPHLPPLDYVIISRAGCIEEPFQDLAKMLEWAFKEYKTLFEKKLLKDDKDR; encoded by the coding sequence TTGCGTGTTAAGCAACAAGGAAAGAAACTCGTTACAAAATCTTTTATTATACAAGCATGCCCTCCTCTCACAGAAGATGTAGCTGTTCCCCGATTTGGATTTATTGTGACAAAGAAAAATGGCAATGCTGTGTGCCGAAATCGGATTAAACGCCGTTTCCGTGCCCTCATTCAAGGCTATATAAAAAAAGATCCCCACCTGCCGCCCTTAGATTATGTGATTATCTCTAGGGCTGGTTGTATCGAAGAGCCCTTTCAAGATCTCGCCAAAATGCTAGAGTGGGCTTTTAAAGAATATAAGACGCTGTTTGAAAAAAAATTGTTAAAAGATGACAAAGACCGCTAG
- a CDS encoding DNA repair protein RadA: MSKISTLYVCNACGTQHPKWVGRCPDCGGWNSLHEEAISSVPKGLKRDLSTRPLEFHKLKGETSPPPRYITGIEEFDRVCGGGLVPGSVLLVGGDPGIGKSTLLLQVVAMLSQNHQCAYISGEEGLDQIRLRAERLKVDESPMHLASDTDLRRIIAALETKDPPRVAIIDSIQTMYLDTLESAPGTVAQVRTCAQELIRVAKKSNIILVLVGHVTKEGNIAGPRVLEHMVDTVLYFEGDRGHQFRIMRSVKNRFGPTDEIGVFEMTNLGLQQIENPSAAFISHDREGINGSCIFAGIEGTRPLLVEIQSLVAPSSLGTPRRTVIGWDSGRLAMVMAVLEARCGVSFAGKDVYLNVAGGLRILEPAADLAVAASLLSSLSGEPILEDYVVFGEIGLSGEIRPVGQIASRLKEAEKLGFKGAIMPKQNKKEDLSSSKKFALKELKTLGEIFALVSYQQPSPKEKEHHGVY, translated from the coding sequence GTGAGTAAGATATCCACCCTTTACGTTTGTAATGCCTGTGGCACCCAGCATCCAAAATGGGTGGGAAGGTGCCCCGATTGCGGAGGATGGAATTCTCTTCATGAGGAAGCAATCTCTTCTGTCCCCAAGGGACTTAAGCGAGATCTGTCCACGCGCCCCCTTGAATTTCATAAGTTAAAAGGGGAGACTTCCCCTCCCCCCCGGTATATTACAGGGATTGAGGAGTTTGACCGAGTCTGCGGGGGTGGTTTGGTGCCCGGGTCTGTCTTGTTGGTGGGCGGCGATCCTGGCATTGGCAAATCAACGCTCTTGCTGCAAGTAGTGGCCATGCTCTCGCAAAATCACCAATGTGCATATATTTCTGGGGAGGAAGGCCTTGATCAAATCCGCTTACGAGCCGAGCGCCTCAAGGTGGACGAATCCCCTATGCACCTCGCCTCCGATACAGACTTGCGGCGCATCATTGCAGCGTTGGAAACTAAAGATCCTCCCCGTGTGGCCATTATTGACTCTATCCAAACCATGTATTTAGATACCCTAGAATCCGCCCCCGGGACGGTGGCCCAAGTACGCACTTGTGCCCAAGAGCTGATTCGAGTGGCAAAAAAATCAAATATCATTTTGGTTCTGGTGGGACACGTCACCAAAGAAGGAAACATTGCCGGGCCTCGAGTTTTAGAACACATGGTGGATACCGTGTTGTATTTCGAAGGCGACCGTGGTCACCAGTTCCGAATTATGCGTTCTGTTAAGAATCGCTTTGGCCCCACTGATGAGATTGGCGTGTTTGAAATGACCAATCTGGGTCTTCAACAAATTGAAAACCCTTCAGCTGCCTTTATTTCCCATGATCGTGAGGGTATTAATGGCTCGTGCATTTTCGCCGGCATTGAAGGAACCCGCCCTTTGCTCGTCGAAATTCAAAGTCTTGTGGCACCCTCTTCTTTGGGGACCCCCCGTCGCACCGTCATTGGGTGGGATAGTGGGCGCTTGGCCATGGTGATGGCGGTGCTTGAAGCCCGGTGTGGCGTGTCCTTTGCCGGCAAAGATGTGTATCTTAATGTGGCCGGAGGGTTGCGCATCCTAGAACCTGCCGCTGATTTGGCCGTTGCCGCCAGCCTTTTATCCTCCCTCAGCGGCGAACCCATCCTTGAAGACTACGTGGTTTTTGGCGAGATTGGATTGTCTGGCGAGATTCGCCCTGTGGGCCAAATAGCCTCCCGACTGAAAGAGGCAGAGAAATTAGGATTCAAAGGGGCGATCATGCCCAAACAAAACAAAAAAGAAGATTTGTCTTCTTCCAAAAAATTTGCTTTAAAGGAATTAAAGACATTGGGAGAAATTTTCGCCCTGGTCTCGTATCAACAGCCCTCCCCCAAGGAGAAGGAGCATCATGGAGTTTATTAA
- a CDS encoding ABC transporter ATP-binding protein, which produces MNPAPAPSPKTPKIQIVDLHKSFGSNYVLRGINFEIMAGESLVVMGGSGSGKSVLLKCIIGLITPDKGKVLIDGKDVLTMSSKERDQVRHQFGMLFQGSALFDSLSVWRNVGFELIYNQKLPLEKVKTLVKKKLKAVGLVDNRVMELSPAELSGGMQKRVGLARAIASDPQIIFFDEPTTGLDPIMCGVIDRLIVESVQSLGASSITITHDVTTARYVADKIAMLKDGQLVWVGKASELDKTKNRVVHEFITGHVHKRPKPAPKKTPTHLISATAKKRVSS; this is translated from the coding sequence ATGAACCCTGCCCCAGCCCCTTCCCCTAAAACACCTAAAATTCAAATCGTAGATTTGCACAAAAGCTTCGGCAGCAACTATGTTCTCCGCGGCATCAACTTTGAGATAATGGCGGGAGAGTCTCTGGTGGTCATGGGGGGCTCGGGCAGTGGCAAATCTGTTCTTCTGAAATGCATTATCGGACTCATAACGCCAGATAAAGGCAAAGTCCTTATTGACGGTAAAGATGTGTTGACCATGAGCTCTAAAGAAAGAGACCAAGTGCGTCACCAATTTGGTATGCTGTTTCAAGGGTCTGCCTTGTTTGACAGTCTGAGCGTCTGGCGGAATGTTGGGTTTGAGCTGATTTACAATCAGAAATTACCCCTCGAAAAAGTCAAAACGCTGGTGAAGAAAAAACTCAAAGCTGTGGGCCTAGTGGATAACCGGGTGATGGAGCTTTCTCCAGCCGAACTTTCGGGCGGCATGCAAAAGCGAGTGGGACTCGCGCGCGCCATTGCATCCGATCCCCAAATTATTTTCTTTGACGAGCCCACAACCGGCCTTGATCCCATCATGTGTGGCGTGATCGATCGCCTCATTGTGGAATCAGTCCAAAGCCTGGGGGCTTCCAGCATCACCATTACGCATGATGTTACGACCGCTCGTTATGTGGCTGATAAAATAGCCATGTTAAAAGATGGACAATTGGTCTGGGTAGGCAAAGCCAGCGAACTGGATAAAACCAAAAACAGGGTGGTCCACGAATTTATTACGGGTCATGTACACAAGAGGCCTAAACCTGCCCCTAAAAAAACCCCCACCCACCTTATCTCTGCTACAGCTAAGAAGCGCGTCTCGTCGTGA
- a CDS encoding ABC transporter permease, translating into MILLTLSSIGARTLSFFRYVGDFSVFTFESVLSCFRPPYYWRQLGLEMYKIGYLSLPVVGLTAIFTGMVLALQSYTGFSRFSAESAIATVVVLSITRELGPVMGGLMVAGRVGASMAAEIGTMRVTEQIDALTTLATNPYKYLVVPRIIAAVISLPLLVLCADAIGVLGGYIVCIHKLDFNSALYIEQTFKYLEAEDVISGLQKAGVFGFVIAIAGCYQGYRSRGGAQGVGQATTNAVVSASIMILILNYFLTSVLFSK; encoded by the coding sequence ATGATCTTATTAACGCTTAGTTCAATTGGTGCCAGAACCCTCAGCTTCTTCCGGTATGTGGGAGACTTCTCTGTCTTTACCTTTGAATCTGTGTTGAGCTGTTTCCGCCCGCCTTATTATTGGAGGCAGCTTGGCCTCGAGATGTACAAAATTGGGTATCTTTCTCTACCAGTTGTGGGCCTCACTGCCATTTTCACAGGAATGGTTTTAGCGTTACAGAGTTATACAGGATTTTCCAGATTTTCTGCTGAAAGTGCTATTGCCACGGTGGTGGTTCTTTCCATCACTCGAGAGCTCGGGCCCGTGATGGGGGGGCTTATGGTGGCAGGACGCGTGGGGGCATCCATGGCAGCGGAGATCGGTACCATGCGCGTGACTGAGCAAATTGATGCTCTCACAACTCTTGCCACAAATCCCTATAAATACCTGGTAGTCCCTCGCATCATCGCTGCCGTTATTTCGTTGCCCCTCCTTGTTCTTTGTGCTGATGCTATCGGCGTGCTAGGAGGATATATTGTGTGCATTCACAAACTAGACTTTAACTCTGCCCTTTATATTGAGCAAACCTTTAAGTACCTGGAAGCTGAAGATGTGATTTCTGGTCTTCAAAAAGCGGGCGTGTTTGGGTTTGTGATTGCTATTGCGGGCTGCTATCAAGGATATCGCTCTCGAGGGGGCGCCCAGGGAGTGGGTCAAGCAACCACGAACGCTGTCGTGTCTGCCTCCATTATGATTCTAATTCTAAACTATTTTTTAACCTCTGTATTGTTTTCAAAATGA